ACGTAATACATTAAGTAAGTACCTAAGATATTATATAGCTACCAGTTTTTTATTTTCTTAGAtaatagcttattattaagttaagcTAAgatatataagtatatagGTATTTATCTTAGTATCTATATTTAGTTACCTTAATAGAACTTTAGTAACTAATTGGGAGAACGCTTAATAGTGAATACTAAGATGCCTGGGTACTTTAATATACCTACTGCAGGTACCTACTTTTGGGGAAGCCCCCACAAATACCTTTCCAAGTATCGTGCCGGTTGCGATGTCGTCCTCCGGCTTCTCCTGCTTCGTGTCGTAATTGAAACTTGGCGCTTCAAGACTATTTGGCCATTGGCTATCCTTTATCCTGCCAGCTAGTGGCGGTCAATCGCCCTCTCAATGGCAGCAATTTTTCAATCCTCACCATGTTTTCCATTTCGACAGCTCCAGCTAAGCAGCAGTCTGTGGGCGAGACCATCACCGTCCTCAGCAGCCGCCTGAGCTCGGCAACCCTTCTTGAAGACCGTCGCGCCGCTATCCAGGGGCTTCGGAGCTTCGCCAAAGACTTCCCTGCCTCGGTGGCGTCAGGCGCTCTCCGTAGCCTAATCGGGAGCCTGGGcaaggatggcgacgatgtgGACACGGTGAAGGTAGTGCTCGAAACGTTGCTAATGCTCTTCAATCCCAATCAAGACAGCCCTGAAACCTCCGATGAGATCGTGCtctggctcgccgacgagttCACTCAACGACAGGATAACATCACCCTTCTCCTCGACTTTGTCGATTCGCCTGACTTTTACTCACGACTATATGCCCTCCAACTACTGACGGCGATCCTCGCCGCTCGCACGCAACGAACAGAGGAGTGCGTCTTCACTGCGCCGCTTGGCATttcccgcctcgtcgccgctctcgatGACGATCGCGACGCCGTTCGCAATGAAGCTATTGGTCTGCTGACGGCCCTCACACCGACATCGGTCGAGATACAAAAGCTGGTCGCATTCGAGAATGCCTTCGAGAAGCTTTTCGCCATTGTCGAGGCAGATGGCGCCTTGTACGAGGGCGGCCGTACCGTAGAAGATTGCCTTATCCTGTTGGCAAACCTCTTGCGTCGCAATGCATCAAATCAGTCTCTCTTTCGGGAATCGGGCTGCATGAGAAATCTTGCCGTCCTTCTGCAGGGTCTTCTCGAAGCTCAGCTGCCATCCGCCGAAGACGTGGCCGCGTGGGCTGAAATCCAACGCAACAGGAATATATAtgccttcctcgccatcctaCGGCTATTCCTTCCCATAGGCGCGACGGGCGTTGTACAAAACCAGAACGCTCTGTGGAAGCAAGGGCTGGTCCATCATGTCCTACAACTGGCATTTCGCCGTGATATAGGCCACATTCCCATAAGAGCCGAGGTGTGCAATCTTGTCCAAAGTCTCCCATCACATCAGGACCTTCATAACCTTGCCGAACACATAGGCCTTTGTCACTTGCGGCGACATGATTCGAAACTCCAcgcagctgcaggaggcATTCGCGCAACTGAGCGTGCCGTCACCCGTGTCAGGTCCCATCACAGGGACATTATCGCAGAATGGCGCCCACACCTTGTACGTCATTGACGGTTTGCTTGACCTTATTCTTAGCACTCAGGACCAGCGCCTTTTTGACCTCCGCTTCGCCGCTTGCGAGTGTCTCAAGGCCTACCTCTCCAACCATTCAGAGGTCAGGATTCACTTCCTCGGCCGTGCTATTGACGGCTACCTGCAAGGGCAAAACGAGTCTGCCAACGTCTTGACTGTCCTCCTCCGACCCGACAGTGGCATCGATGCCGTTGATCCTTACCGCCCGTGGTTTGCAGCTGTCATCACCTTCCACCTCTTGCAGGGCAATGACACTGCAAAGTCCAAGGCCCTCGCTCTCACCGAGGGTGACGCGGAACATGGCGAGGAGGTCGTGACAAGTATTCAAACGATTGCCGCGCATCTTGTATCAGgtgtcggccgcgacgatgaCCCACGCCCACTTGTGGGCTACCTCATGCTTCTCCTCGGATGGATGTTCGAGGACATGGCTGCAGTGGACGACTTCCTCGCGGAGGGCAGCAATGTACAGAGCCTAATCCAGGCGATTCTGCAACCCAAGCCTGTGTGGGACGGCGTGGTGCAAGGCTTGATGGCCATGCTGCTCGGCGTTGCCTATGAGTTCTCGACTAAAGATTCACCTATTCCACGGTCAACCCTTCACTCGATATTGACATCGCGACTCGGTTCCGAAGTTTACCGAGATACGCTGACCAACCTCCGTAGCCACCCCTTAATTCGGGATTTCGAGGTGACGCCACAAAAGTACGACCCTTTGTCGCCAAGCGGACTTGCCGACGTTTTCTTTGACGCCGTCTTCGTAGAGTTCTTCAAGGACAACTACAGCAGAATTCTGAGATCCATTGACAGAGCTCCCGAACTGGAAATATCAGTCATAACCAATGGGGTTCAGAAGGGAATATCGCGCGAGCTTGTGGATTCGCTGAGGTCTCAAGTAGAAGAAAAGGATCGCACGATACAAGAGGCCAAAGTGCGGGCTGGCCATCTAGAGGAGCAGCTAGACCAGGTCAAGGCAGAGGGCAGGCATTCAAGGGAGGAAGCTGCCCTAGAGCTTACCAAGTTGCGTGATGCATACGACGCATTGCAGCGGTCACATGAGGCCGAAATACGGTACACAATCCCTCGCACCGCCCTGTTGTTGTCTTCTTGGCGTTCGAGCCTACATTGCTAATGGGTCAATGCCGCCGCAGTACGATTCAAAGTCAGGAGGCTGCGAAGGTTTCTGAGCGCGATCGGCGTATCTTGTCGATGCAGGCCGATCTCACATCCAGGGAGGCTGCCCACGAAAGGAGCCTTGTGCAAGCGCGCAAAGCTGCACAAGCTGAGATTGAACGCGTGCAATTGCGCGCAGAAGCGGACGCCGCCGATCTTCGGGCTAGCATAAGCCGTCTGGAGGTAGATCTGATGAAGGTGGGAGGGCTCGCCTTTGCTCCATGCGCCTGTCACAAACTAACCGAGGCATTCTCCCCTCTAGACAAATAAGGGCAAGGTAGACGAGGTGAACGCTGTTCGAGAGGCGAGctcgagagcagcagcagaagtCGCGTCGAAGCTGAAAGAGGCAGAGGCGCAATGCCGCGAGCTGACGTCACGACTGGAGCAAAGCAAGTCTGAACAGGCAGACCTAGAGAGCAAGCTTAACGCGGTACGCTCAATTGTTTAGATGGGTCGGTGGCCACCTGTTAACTTTGTGCAGGCGGAGTCATCGAGGTCGGCTGCCGATGAGTCAAAGAGTGCTGTTCAGtccgagctcgacgacctaTTGATGGTGTTTGGCGACCTGGAGGAGAAAGTGGGCAAGTACAGAGTGAGTAACCCCCATCAATTCGTCACGGCAAAGCTGCTAAGAGGAAACCACGTATTACAGGCACGCCTGCGTGACCTCGGCGAGAACGTCTCCGATGCAGAGGATGATGGGGATGGCGGTagccaggacgacgacgacgttgatTGAAAGCACGGGCGACTTGTATTCCGACTGCCTTGGTCTTGTCGTGATGACGAGGAAAAAACAACCCCTCAAAACACCTCGCGTGCAATGTGTAGAAGGGGCACATGGAGGCAGAGCGCGGATGGCCTTGGTGTTGTTGCACGGGGAAGTCAACCACGACTGCCCGACAGGAGGACGGCAGACACCTAGCTATGACTGCGGCAGTCGTGCGTCTCCAATACAGTCTAGCTTCCATGCATGCATAGTGAGAGGGGCCCGGCGGCCCTGATGAGATCAGTGGCACCCCAGCAAGAATCGTGAACATCGCGGGCAGTCGCTCGTTTGCGGTTTCCAGCAAAGTGTTCTATTCTGGCTGTTGCGATGACCCTCTTCACGACATGCATTGGCCCTTCAAGTGACGACTGGATTGAAGAGCTAAAGCGGTCGACAGACTCTGAATACAAATCACGCTCAACGCCGTCGCACGCTCGGGAGACAACTACGCATCTAGCCATGTTTTTGCTCGCGACTGGACTCGACCAGAAAGATGAGTCGCTGTAGCGTCCGCCATACGCTATACGTTCCAGCAGTATGTCACTACAATATGATTGCGAATAGAGGCTGAATATATGCTCATCCGTACCGTACCGGCACTCGCTAGTCAAAGTAAATCAATCATCATCGGAAAGGAAGGACAAAAAGtggactggactggatgGGCCACAAGCAAATGGGTTCGATTTTTACTCTCAACCACTAGCGCGGCATCGGACGGTGCTGGTCTGCGCACGATGCATTAATGGCCTTGGTCCTGACTTTCTACTTAAATACTGCGTGCGTTATTAGCCAACGAGAGAAAAACTTCTGGTCCCCCCctccaaaaaaaaaaaacccaCACCGACTTCAAACAAAGTCTAAAAGCGACCACGTTCCGCTCAGACACTTCACTAAAAGAAATCGAAGGGCAGGCCCCAAGCGACCATTGTCAATAACCGGTTCGGTATTCTGGTCCGAAACAGGTCGACCGCCTTGCCATCTCACTCATCTCAGCAAAGGACGTCGCAAGCTCGCTCACATCCACCTCCAACCACGCACACAGCCTTGTGTGCGCCCCGCGACCCGTGGCTGCAATGGCCGCCATTCCCGACGACCGTGTGACGTCCTCCGAcgagtcgtcgtctggggctgatgacggcgagTGGCTCGATGTTGAGCCCGATGAGGAGGCAGTTTCTGTGGTGTCCCTGTTCGACTCCAAGACCTTTTCGTCTCTACAAGAGATGCTGTCCTACTGTCTGCATCACTATGGCTTCGATTTCAAGGACAATCTTGCTCGGCTTCGTCTTGACTTTCTCGGCGCCGTTAAGCTGGTCAACTTCGTTCGCGACAGTGTGAAACGCGGCCAGCCCCTGCCGTCTCCCATTACACTCCAGGACATTGCCAGTGATGGCTTCCTTAAGCCGGTGTTAGACAATGACGCCGTACTGTTCTCCCTCGACGATGTCCTCGAGACAGTGAGCGCACAGGCCTCCCaagacgatggcgagcaggccgcggCCTTGCGAAAACGCAATGCTGAGCTCGAGGCTGAACTTGAGGTCATCCAATCTAGCTTCGCTAGCTATCGCCTCACAGTGCAGGAGACGCTCGATCGGCGCTGGGGCGACGACCAGGGCGTGTCTACGAGCCCGCTAACCCAGACCAGCAACACACAGGCCCGTGACAGCTCCGACTACTACTTCGAGTCGTATGCGTTCAATGGTTCGTCGACCCTGTTGTCAAGGTCATCACGTCGTGGCGAAAGCTCACTCAATTCTCTCATCATTAGACATACACGAGACTATGCTGAAGGATCGGGTCCGCACAGACGCATACCGTGACTTCATCTATGGAAACAAGCATCTCATCAAGGACAAGGTGGTGCTCGACATTGGTTGCGGCACAGGTACGTACTGCAAGCCCAGGTCCAGCCCTCGCATGCCTAACCCTAGATTCTAACCACTCTTACTATCTCGTAAAGGCATTCTCAGCATGTTTTGCGCCAAGGCTGGCGCGGCTCACGTCATTGCCGTGGATAAGTCGGACATCATCCACAAGGCGAGGGAGAACATCTTCAACAACGGCTTGTCAGACATTATCACATGTCTCCACGGCGCCATCGAAGACGTGGTTCTTCCCGTCAACCAGGTGGACATGATTGTCAGTGAGTGGATGGGTTATTGCCTCTTGTACGAAGCAATGCTACCTAGCGTACTCTATGCGCGCGACAAGTACCTCAAACCCGATGGCCTACTGGTTCCGAGCTCAGCGACGATCTGGGTTGCACCTATTGCCGATCCAAATTATCTGGCCGAACACATTTCTTTTTGGCGGGACGTTTACGGCTTTGACATGAAAGCGATGCAGGAGGGCATCTACGATGAGGCCCGCATAGAGACAATGCCCGGCAGCTCTGTCTGCGGCACCCCCTTTCCCTTCAAGACGCTCGATCTGGGCAGCGTGAAACCTGAAGAGCTGGTTTTCACGGCAGACTGGCACTCAGACTTGAACAGGCCCGTCGATGACATCGACGGCTTTCTTGTTTGGTTCGACAACTTTTTCGCCACGTCGCGTCACGAACCGATaccgcctcctccaaccACGCCGGATGCTTGGGTGGCCAAGAAGAGCGGTAACGTCGCCTTTACCACGGCACCAGACGGTTTCGAGACCCATTGGAAGCAAGGACTGCTACTCGCGGAGCCACGAGATTCGCCCATGTCGAGTCCTAGGGGAACACGTGTCTCCGGCAAGATTACGTTcaaggtcctcgaggagAATGCTCGAGCCCTCACCATAGACGCCGCATGGGGTGTTGCAGGCCGGCCAGAGAGAAGCCAGTCATGGAAACTTAAGTAGAGGCCCTTGTTGTCAGGCATCTAGGCATAAGTTCAGGGCCAGCAAGTATAGCACGCTGGGCTACCCGTCTTCGCTTCCACCTCTCCTTGGGTTGTGATGGCGACCCAACACCGACAGGCTACCTCAGTAATGGGGGACTCCGAAGCCTTGCAAAAGCAAGTTCACAATGCTCAAGAATCCCTCGCCAAGTATGAACCCCTTGCTTGAATTAGCAAGGACAGACACCAGCTCATGCGGACCATGAAGCTCTTACCGAtgccatgatgatgagcggtGTGTTGGACCGCCGCAAAATTTGGACCCAGTACCAGCCAAATAATCCTCCGATGGCGCGGGCAAGCGTGAAAGATGGGACATTGTACATGCCTAT
The genomic region above belongs to Purpureocillium takamizusanense chromosome 5, complete sequence and contains:
- the USO1 gene encoding Type I protein arginine methyltransferase (EggNog:ENOG503NV2H~COG:U~BUSCO:EOG09261B18) encodes the protein MFSISTAPAKQQSVGETITVLSSRLSSATLLEDRRAAIQGLRSFAKDFPASVASGALRSLIGSLGKDGDDVDTVKVVLETLLMLFNPNQDSPETSDEIVLWLADEFTQRQDNITLLLDFVDSPDFYSRLYALQLLTAILAARTQRTEECVFTAPLGISRLVAALDDDRDAVRNEAIGLLTALTPTSVEIQKLVAFENAFEKLFAIVEADGALYEGGRTVEDCLILLANLLRRNASNQSLFRESGCMRNLAVLLQGLLEAQLPSAEDVAAWAEIQRNRNIYAFLAILRLFLPIGATGVVQNQNALWKQGLVHHVLQLAFRRDIGHIPIRAEAFVTCGDMIRNSTQLQEAFAQLSVPSPVSGPITGTLSQNGAHTLYVIDGLLDLILSTQDQRLFDLRFAACECLKAYLSNHSEVRIHFLGRAIDGYLQGQNESANVLTVLLRPDSGIDAVDPYRPWFAAVITFHLLQGNDTAKSKALALTEGDAEHGEEVVTSIQTIAAHLVSGVGRDDDPRPLVGYLMLLLGWMFEDMAAVDDFLAEGSNVQSLIQAILQPKPVWDGVVQGLMAMLLGVAYEFSTKDSPIPRSTLHSILTSRLGSEVYRDTLTNLRSHPLIRDFEVTPQKYDPLSPSGLADVFFDAVFVEFFKDNYSRILRSIDRAPELEISVITNGVQKGISRELVDSLRSQVEEKDRTIQEAKVRAGHLEEQLDQVKAEGRHSREEAALELTKLRDAYDALQRSHEAEIRTIQSQEAAKVSERDRRILSMQADLTSREAAHERSLVQARKAAQAEIERVQLRAEADAADLRASISRLEVDLMKTNKGKVDEVNAVREASSRAAAEVASKLKEAEAQCRELTSRLEQSKSEQADLESKLNAAESSRSAADESKSAVQSELDDLLMVFGDLEEKVGKYRARLRDLGENVSDAEDDGDGGSQDDDDVD
- the USO1 gene encoding Type I protein arginine methyltransferase (EggNog:ENOG503NV2H~COG:U~BUSCO:EOG09261B18); its protein translation is MFSISTAPAKQQSVGETITVLSSRLSSATLLEDRRAAIQGLRSFAKDFPASVASGALRSLIGSLGKDGDDVDTVKVVLETLLMLFNPNQDSPETSDEIVLWLADEFTQRQDNITLLLDFVDSPDFYSRLYALQLLTAILAARTQRTEECVFTAPLGISRLVAALDDDRDAVRNEAIGLLTALTPTSVEIQKLVAFENAFEKLFAIVEADGALYEGGRTVEDCLILLANLLRRNASNQSLFRESGCMRNLAVLLQGLLEAQLPSAEDVAAWAEIQRNRNIYAFLAILRLFLPIGATGVVQNQNALWKQGLVHHVLQLAFRRDIGHIPIRAEAFVTCGDMIRNSTQLQEAFAQLSVPSPVSGPITGTLSQNGAHTLYVIDGLLDLILSTQDQRLFDLRFAACECLKAYLSNHSEVRIHFLGRAIDGYLQGQNESANVLTVLLRPDSGIDAVDPYRPWFAAVITFHLLQGNDTAKSKALALTEGDAEHGEEVVTSIQTIAAHLVSGVGRDDDPRPLVGYLMLLLGWMFEDMAAVDDFLAEGSNVQSLIQAILQPKPVWDGVVQGLMAMLLGVAYEFSTKDSPIPRSTLHSILTSRLGSEVYRDTLTNLRSHPLIRDFEVTPQKYDPLSPSGLADVFFDAVFVEFFKDNYSRILRSIDRAPELEISVITNGVQKGISRELVDSLRSQVEEKDRTIQEAKVRAGHLEEQLDQVKAEGRHSREEAALELTKLRDAYDALQRSHEAEIRTIQSQEAAKVSERDRRILSMQADLTSREAAHERSLVQARKAAQAEIERVQLRAEADAADLRASISRLEVDLMKTNKGKVDEVNAVREASSRAAAEVASKLKEAEAQCRELTSRLEQSKSEQADLESKLNAVRSIV
- the rmt3 gene encoding Type I protein arginine methyltransferase (COG:K~COG:O~COG:T~EggNog:ENOG503NV5S), which produces MAAIPDDRVTSSDESSSGADDGEWLDVEPDEEAVSVVSLFDSKTFSSLQEMLSYCLHHYGFDFKDNLARLRLDFLGAVKLVNFVRDSVKRGQPLPSPITLQDIASDGFLKPVLDNDAVLFSLDDVLETVSAQASQDDGEQAAALRKRNAELEAELEVIQSSFASYRLTVQETLDRRWGDDQGVSTSPLTQTSNTQARDSSDYYFESYAFNDIHETMLKDRVRTDAYRDFIYGNKHLIKDKVVLDIGCGTGILSMFCAKAGAAHVIAVDKSDIIHKARENIFNNGLSDIITCLHGAIEDVVLPVNQVDMIVSEWMGYCLLYEAMLPSVLYARDKYLKPDGLLVPSSATIWVAPIADPNYLAEHISFWRDVYGFDMKAMQEGIYDEARIETMPGSSVCGTPFPFKTLDLGSVKPEELVFTADWHSDLNRPVDDIDGFLVWFDNFFATSRHEPIPPPPTTPDAWVAKKSGNVAFTTAPDGFETHWKQGLLLAEPRDSPMSSPRGTRVSGKITFKVLEENARALTIDAAWGVAGRPERSQSWKLK